From Thermus oshimai DSM 12092, the proteins below share one genomic window:
- a CDS encoding nitrilase-related carbon-nitrogen hydrolase — MIRHAVLQFRPEKGQIQANLARLTEHLKALLPHAPEVVVLPEAALTGYFLQGGVRELALTRHELLELLSEVHRRAGYEGMLDLVVGFYERDGGAFYNSAAYLELPHRVVHVHRKVFLPTYGVFDEERYLARGQRVAAFDTRFGRAALLICEDFWHSVTATIAALDGAQVLYVPAASPARGFQGERPWNVERWRILAQAVAAEHGLYVVLSSLVGFEGGKGMSGGSLAVGPDGRILGEAPLFEEAALLFGLDPARIPPVRYDNPLLSDLEAGLPLLLDDLTRVLGRRA; from the coding sequence ATGATCCGGCACGCCGTCCTCCAGTTCCGCCCCGAAAAGGGGCAGATCCAGGCCAACCTGGCGCGCCTTACGGAGCACCTTAAGGCCCTCCTGCCCCACGCCCCGGAGGTGGTGGTCCTGCCCGAGGCGGCCCTTACGGGCTACTTCCTCCAGGGAGGGGTTAGGGAGCTCGCCCTCACCCGCCACGAGCTTTTGGAGCTCCTTTCCGAGGTCCACCGAAGGGCGGGGTACGAGGGGATGCTGGACCTGGTGGTGGGCTTCTACGAGCGGGACGGGGGGGCCTTCTACAACAGCGCCGCCTACCTAGAGCTTCCCCACCGGGTGGTCCACGTGCACCGCAAGGTCTTCCTGCCCACCTACGGGGTTTTTGACGAGGAGCGGTACCTTGCCCGGGGGCAGAGGGTGGCGGCCTTTGACACCCGCTTTGGCCGGGCGGCCCTTCTCATCTGCGAGGACTTCTGGCACTCCGTGACCGCCACCATCGCCGCCTTGGACGGGGCCCAGGTCCTCTACGTCCCCGCGGCAAGCCCGGCGAGGGGCTTCCAGGGGGAGAGGCCCTGGAACGTGGAGCGCTGGCGCATCCTGGCCCAGGCGGTGGCCGCGGAGCACGGGCTTTACGTGGTCCTTTCCAGCCTGGTGGGGTTTGAGGGGGGGAAGGGGATGAGCGGGGGGAGCCTGGCGGTGGGGCCGGACGGGCGGATCCTGGGGGAGGCCCCCCTCTTTGAGGAGGCGGCCCTCCTCTTCGGCCTGGACCCGGCGCGCATCCCGCCGGTGCGCTACGACAACCCCCTCCTCTCCGACCTCGAGGCCGGCCTTCCCCTCCTGCTGGACGACCTCACACGGGTTTTAGGGAGGCGAGCATGA
- a CDS encoding 1,4-alpha-glucan branching protein → MARLALVLHAHLPYVRAHGMWPFGEETLYEAMAETYLPLLRALDRLWQEGVGARFTLGITPILAEQLSDPKVKEGFRAYAKDRLERAQGDYLRYRGTELEGSARHQVAFWELTLDHFHGLGEDLPSAFRRAQERGQVELIASHATHGYSPLLGYDEALSAQIKTGLATYRRHFAKDATGYWLPEMAYRPKGVWKPPVEGAPEGMRAGVDELLMRAGVRYTFVDAHLVQGGTPLSPYGEAHLGPVESGEATFYVHELPSGLRVLARNQETALQVWSADYGYPGEGLYREFHRKDPLSGLHHWRVTHRKADLSAKAPYDPELAFAKAKEHAAHFVGLVEGLAARHPQGVILAPYDAELFGHWWYEGVAFLEEVLRLLPRAEGVEAVTAKEAVQGPAVRTALPEGSWGRGGGHEVWLNPKTLDYWRLVYRAEGAMREAARQGILPPGVLRQAMRELLLLEASDWPFLMDTGQAAEYAKERYQAHGERFFRLLRGVSEEELKALEELDNPFPDADPRLYL, encoded by the coding sequence ATGGCGCGCCTCGCCCTGGTCCTCCACGCCCACCTGCCCTACGTGCGGGCCCACGGGATGTGGCCCTTCGGGGAGGAAACCCTCTACGAGGCCATGGCCGAGACCTACCTCCCCCTCCTCCGGGCCCTGGACCGGCTCTGGCAGGAGGGGGTGGGGGCGCGGTTCACCCTGGGGATCACCCCCATCCTGGCGGAGCAGCTTTCTGACCCCAAGGTGAAAGAGGGCTTCCGGGCCTACGCCAAGGACCGCCTGGAGCGGGCCCAAGGGGATTACCTGCGCTACCGGGGGACGGAGCTGGAGGGAAGCGCCCGCCACCAGGTGGCCTTCTGGGAGCTCACCCTGGACCACTTCCACGGGCTTGGGGAGGATCTCCCCTCCGCCTTCCGCCGGGCCCAGGAACGGGGGCAGGTGGAGCTCATCGCCTCCCACGCCACCCACGGCTATAGCCCCCTTTTGGGCTACGACGAGGCCCTTTCGGCCCAGATCAAGACGGGCCTTGCCACCTACCGCCGCCACTTCGCCAAGGACGCCACGGGCTACTGGCTGCCCGAGATGGCCTACCGGCCCAAGGGGGTTTGGAAGCCCCCCGTGGAGGGGGCGCCGGAGGGGATGCGGGCAGGGGTGGACGAGCTCCTCATGCGCGCGGGGGTGCGCTACACCTTCGTGGACGCCCATCTGGTCCAGGGGGGAACGCCCCTAAGCCCCTATGGGGAGGCCCACCTGGGCCCTGTGGAGAGCGGTGAGGCCACCTTCTACGTCCACGAGCTCCCAAGCGGCCTAAGGGTCCTGGCCCGCAACCAGGAGACCGCCCTCCAGGTCTGGAGCGCGGACTACGGCTACCCTGGGGAGGGGCTTTACCGGGAGTTCCACCGCAAAGACCCCCTTTCCGGCCTCCACCACTGGCGGGTGACCCACCGCAAGGCGGACCTCTCCGCCAAGGCCCCGTACGACCCCGAGCTGGCCTTCGCCAAGGCCAAGGAGCACGCGGCCCACTTCGTGGGGCTTGTGGAAGGCCTCGCCGCCCGCCACCCCCAAGGGGTCATCCTGGCGCCCTACGACGCCGAGCTTTTCGGCCACTGGTGGTACGAGGGGGTGGCCTTTTTGGAGGAGGTCCTCCGCCTCCTCCCCCGGGCGGAAGGGGTGGAGGCGGTGACGGCCAAGGAGGCGGTGCAGGGGCCGGCGGTGCGCACCGCCTTGCCCGAGGGTTCCTGGGGCCGGGGTGGGGGGCACGAGGTGTGGCTCAACCCCAAGACCCTGGACTACTGGCGGCTGGTGTACCGGGCGGAAGGGGCCATGCGGGAGGCGGCAAGGCAGGGCATCCTCCCCCCTGGGGTCCTCCGGCAGGCCATGCGGGAGCTTCTCCTCCTCGAGGCCTCCGACTGGCCTTTCCTCATGGACACCGGCCAGGCGGCGGAGTACGCCAAGGAGCGCTACCAGGCCCACGGGGAGCGGTTTTTCCGCCTTCTTAGGGGGGTTTCCGAGGAGGAGCTAAAGGCCTTAGAGGAGCTGGACAACCCCTTCCCCGACGCGGACCCGAGGCTTTACCTATGA
- the argC gene encoding N-acetyl-gamma-glutamyl-phosphate reductase translates to MDRRTVAIVGGSGYAGGEFLRLALFHPHLEVTQVTSRRFAGEPVHFVHPNLRGRTNLKFIPPERLEPADILVLALPHGVFAQEYERYRPLGKVVLDLSADFRLKNPDLYRRYYGEHPRPDLLGSFVYALPELYREALRGADQMAGAGCNATATLLGLYPLFKAGLLQPKPVFVTLLISTSAAGAEPSPASHHPERAGSLRVYKPTGHRHTAEVVENLPGRPEVHLTAIATDRVRGILMTAQAFLHDGWSERDVWQAYREAYGGEPFVRIVKQKKGIHRYPDPRFVQGTNYADIGFELEEDTGRLVVMVAIDNLVKGTAGHALQALNLRMGWPETLGLEFPGLHP, encoded by the coding sequence GTGGATAGGAGGACCGTGGCCATCGTGGGGGGGTCGGGGTACGCGGGGGGGGAGTTCCTGCGCCTGGCCCTTTTCCACCCCCACCTGGAGGTGACCCAGGTGACCTCGAGGCGCTTCGCCGGGGAGCCCGTGCACTTCGTCCACCCCAACCTACGGGGGAGAACGAACCTCAAGTTCATCCCCCCGGAGAGGCTGGAGCCTGCGGACATCCTGGTCCTGGCCCTGCCCCACGGGGTCTTCGCCCAGGAGTACGAGCGCTACCGGCCCTTGGGGAAGGTGGTCTTGGACCTTTCCGCGGACTTCCGCCTGAAAAACCCCGACCTCTACCGCAGGTACTACGGGGAGCACCCCCGCCCCGACCTCCTGGGCAGCTTCGTCTACGCCCTCCCCGAGCTCTACCGGGAGGCCCTAAGGGGGGCGGACCAGATGGCGGGGGCGGGGTGCAACGCCACCGCCACCCTCCTCGGCCTCTACCCCCTCTTTAAGGCCGGGCTCCTCCAGCCCAAGCCGGTCTTCGTCACCCTCCTCATCTCCACCTCCGCCGCGGGGGCCGAGCCGAGCCCCGCAAGCCACCACCCCGAGCGGGCGGGCTCCCTTAGGGTCTACAAGCCCACCGGCCACCGCCACACCGCGGAGGTGGTGGAGAACCTCCCGGGCCGCCCCGAGGTCCACCTCACGGCCATCGCCACCGACCGGGTGCGGGGCATCCTCATGACCGCCCAGGCCTTCCTCCACGACGGCTGGAGCGAGCGGGACGTGTGGCAGGCCTACCGGGAGGCCTACGGGGGGGAGCCCTTCGTCCGCATCGTCAAGCAGAAGAAGGGCATCCACCGCTACCCCGACCCCCGCTTCGTCCAGGGCACCAACTACGCGGACATCGGGTTTGAGCTGGAGGAGGACACGGGGCGGCTGGTGGTCATGGTGGCCATAGACAACCTGGTGAAGGGCACCGCGGGCCACGCCCTCCAGGCCCTGAACCTGCGCATGGGCTGGCCCGAGACCCTGGGCCTGGAGTTCCCGGGGCTTCATCCGTAG
- a CDS encoding [LysW]-aminoadipate kinase: MIVVKVGGAEGIDYEAVAEDAASLWREGQRLILVHGGSSETNRIAEALGHPPRFLTHPGGQVSRLTDRKTLEIFEMVYCGLVNKRLVEHLQRFGANAVGLSGLDGRLLEGRRKTAVKYVEDGKVKIHRGDYTGTVERVNKALLDLLLSAGYLPVLTPPAISYESEAINTDGDSIAALLAVTYGAEALVFLSNVPGLLARYPDEGSLVREIPIARLEDPEYLALAQGRMKRKVMGAVEAVRGGVGRVVFADGRVKTPIRRALSGEGTVVR; encoded by the coding sequence GTGATCGTCGTGAAGGTGGGCGGCGCGGAGGGCATAGACTACGAGGCCGTGGCCGAGGACGCGGCCTCCCTTTGGCGGGAAGGCCAGAGGCTCATCCTGGTCCATGGGGGAAGCAGCGAGACCAACCGCATCGCCGAGGCCCTGGGCCACCCCCCCCGGTTCCTCACCCACCCCGGGGGGCAGGTGAGCCGCCTCACGGACCGGAAGACCCTGGAGATCTTTGAGATGGTCTACTGCGGCCTGGTCAACAAGCGCCTGGTGGAGCACCTCCAGCGCTTTGGGGCCAACGCGGTTGGCCTTTCCGGGCTGGATGGGAGGCTTCTGGAAGGCCGCCGCAAGACCGCGGTGAAGTACGTGGAAGACGGCAAGGTGAAGATCCACCGGGGGGACTACACGGGCACGGTGGAGCGGGTGAACAAGGCCCTTTTGGACCTCCTCCTTTCCGCGGGGTACCTCCCCGTCCTCACCCCCCCGGCCATCAGCTACGAGAGCGAGGCCATCAACACCGACGGGGACAGCATCGCGGCCCTTCTTGCTGTCACCTACGGGGCCGAGGCCTTGGTCTTCCTCTCCAACGTGCCCGGCCTCCTCGCCCGCTACCCGGACGAGGGTAGCCTGGTCCGGGAGATCCCCATCGCCCGCCTCGAGGACCCCGAGTACCTGGCCCTGGCCCAAGGGCGGATGAAGCGCAAGGTCATGGGGGCGGTGGAGGCGGTGCGGGGCGGGGTGGGGCGGGTGGTCTTCGCGGACGGAAGGGTGAAAACCCCCATCCGCCGCGCCCTTTCGGGAGAAGGCACCGTGGTACGCTAG
- the lysW gene encoding lysine biosynthesis protein LysW, translating to MVATCPECGAELRLENPELGELLVCEDCGAELEVVSLDPLRLEPAPEEAEDWGE from the coding sequence ATGGTAGCCACCTGTCCGGAGTGCGGTGCGGAACTTAGGCTGGAGAACCCTGAGCTGGGCGAGCTTTTGGTCTGCGAGGACTGCGGGGCGGAGCTGGAGGTGGTCTCCCTAGACCCCTTGCGCCTGGAGCCCGCCCCCGAGGAGGCGGAGGACTGGGGCGAGTAG
- a CDS encoding nuclease-related domain-containing protein codes for MARSVGKAGGTLSKKLLRIAGVLLGFGLVVWLLFKLFVPWLSALALPVALLLVVRLLQEKEMERTLVAHVKGYVGEAQVGRVLAELPSTWQVFHDVDLGGENADHVVVGPPGVFNVEVKNHRGPVLARPDGLWIRGKRRDEIVRQAWRQAHKLRELLGLEVQPLLVFLGEEVEGGQVGRLPVLRTEDLVAYLKTLPPRLTFAEARRAAEVLRERVR; via the coding sequence GTGGCTAGGTCTGTCGGCAAGGCCGGAGGGACGCTTTCCAAAAAGCTTCTGCGCATCGCTGGGGTTCTCCTAGGCTTTGGCCTGGTGGTCTGGCTTCTCTTTAAGCTTTTTGTCCCTTGGCTCAGCGCCTTGGCCCTACCGGTAGCCCTTTTGCTCGTGGTGCGCCTGCTTCAAGAGAAGGAGATGGAGCGAACCCTGGTGGCCCACGTCAAGGGGTATGTGGGCGAGGCCCAGGTGGGCCGGGTGCTGGCCGAGTTGCCTTCCACCTGGCAGGTTTTCCACGACGTGGACCTGGGCGGGGAGAACGCCGACCACGTGGTGGTGGGGCCGCCCGGGGTGTTCAACGTAGAGGTGAAGAACCATCGCGGCCCTGTCCTCGCCCGCCCCGATGGCCTCTGGATCCGGGGAAAGCGCCGGGATGAGATCGTCCGCCAGGCGTGGCGCCAAGCCCACAAGCTTAGGGAGCTTTTAGGCCTCGAGGTCCAGCCCCTCTTGGTTTTCCTCGGGGAAGAGGTGGAAGGGGGACAGGTGGGGCGCCTGCCGGTTTTGCGGACGGAAGACCTGGTGGCCTACCTAAAAACCCTTCCTCCCCGCCTGACCTTTGCCGAGGCCAGGCGGGCGGCGGAGGTCCTGAGGGAACGGGTGCGCTGA
- a CDS encoding A/G-specific adenine glycosylase: protein MRALQEALLAWYEGAKRPLPWRGEKDPYRILLSEVLLQQTRVEQAIPYYRRFLERFPTLKALREAPLEEVLRVWAGVGYYRRAEHLHRVSQAAEALPRSYEELKELPGLGPYTAAAVASMGFGERVAAVDGNVRRVLARLFALESPTPKALQALAQALLPEEGDPGVWNQALMELGATVCRPKRPLCPACPLGAFCQGQKAPQRYPKARARAKREERLAALVLWGRKGVYLEPQKGRFRGLYGVPTFPEEELGARARAFGVEPSYVGEVRHELTHRRLFLRVYAALWEGEGADPRAKPLPKLTEKVLRQAEAFLAHAGVVPFQDA, encoded by the coding sequence CTGAGGGCGCTCCAGGAGGCCCTCCTCGCCTGGTACGAGGGGGCGAAGCGTCCCCTCCCCTGGCGGGGGGAGAAGGACCCCTACCGCATCCTCCTCTCCGAGGTCCTCCTCCAGCAGACCCGGGTGGAGCAGGCCATACCCTACTACCGCCGCTTCCTGGAGCGCTTTCCCACCCTGAAGGCCCTTCGGGAGGCCCCCCTGGAGGAGGTCTTAAGGGTGTGGGCCGGGGTGGGGTACTACCGCCGGGCGGAGCACCTCCACCGCGTGAGCCAGGCGGCGGAGGCCCTGCCCCGAAGCTACGAGGAGCTTAAGGAACTCCCCGGCCTCGGCCCCTACACCGCGGCCGCGGTGGCCTCCATGGGTTTTGGGGAACGGGTGGCCGCGGTGGACGGGAACGTGCGCCGCGTGTTGGCCCGGCTCTTCGCCCTGGAGTCCCCCACCCCCAAGGCCCTCCAGGCCCTGGCCCAGGCCCTCCTGCCCGAGGAGGGGGACCCCGGGGTGTGGAACCAGGCCCTCATGGAGCTTGGGGCCACGGTCTGCCGCCCTAAACGCCCTCTTTGCCCCGCCTGCCCCTTGGGGGCCTTCTGCCAAGGGCAAAAGGCTCCCCAGCGCTACCCCAAGGCGAGGGCCAGGGCCAAGCGGGAGGAGCGCCTGGCCGCCCTCGTCCTCTGGGGGCGGAAGGGGGTCTATTTGGAACCCCAGAAGGGCCGCTTCCGGGGGCTCTACGGGGTTCCCACCTTCCCGGAGGAGGAGCTTGGGGCAAGGGCCAGGGCCTTCGGCGTGGAGCCTTCGTACGTGGGGGAGGTGCGCCACGAACTCACCCACCGCCGCCTCTTCCTTAGGGTCTACGCCGCCCTTTGGGAGGGGGAAGGGGCGGACCCCAGGGCCAAGCCCCTACCCAAGCTCACGGAGAAGGTGCTCCGCCAGGCGGAGGCCTTCCTCGCTCATGCGGGCGTAGTCCCCTTCCAGGACGCATAG
- a CDS encoding paraquat-inducible protein A: MEDLEITCPVCGEVSVVLAEDLEGLEAGDVLECEACGAFLEVVSLDPLELEVTEGGLEGFFVDCPRCGYTFEVSEEEEGQAVSCPECGFSFVPDWSEVEEEDEEW; this comes from the coding sequence ATGGAGGACCTGGAGATCACCTGTCCGGTGTGCGGCGAGGTCAGCGTGGTGCTGGCCGAGGATCTGGAGGGCCTCGAGGCCGGGGACGTCCTGGAGTGCGAGGCCTGCGGGGCGTTTTTGGAGGTGGTGTCCCTGGACCCCTTGGAGCTGGAGGTGACCGAGGGGGGCCTGGAGGGCTTCTTCGTGGACTGCCCCCGGTGCGGCTACACCTTTGAGGTTTCCGAGGAGGAAGAGGGGCAGGCCGTCTCCTGCCCCGAGTGCGGCTTTAGCTTTGTGCCCGACTGGAGCGAAGTGGAAGAGGAGGACGAGGAATGGTAG
- a CDS encoding CoA-binding protein translates to MEETLLKERLRKARTVAVLGAHKDPARPAFYVPRYLFQAGYRILPVNPRFAGEELFGERVLGNLQEIQEPVDILDVFRPGEALPAHLPEILALRPGLVWLQVGIRNPTVEEALLGAGIPLVVDRCLMVEHRRLLGT, encoded by the coding sequence ATGGAGGAAACCCTTTTGAAGGAGCGCTTGCGCAAAGCCCGCACGGTGGCCGTCCTAGGGGCCCACAAGGACCCTGCCCGCCCCGCCTTCTACGTGCCCCGGTACCTCTTCCAGGCGGGCTACCGCATCCTGCCCGTGAACCCTCGCTTTGCGGGGGAGGAGCTTTTTGGGGAGAGGGTTTTGGGGAACCTCCAGGAAATCCAGGAGCCCGTGGACATCCTGGACGTCTTCCGCCCCGGGGAGGCCCTTCCCGCCCACCTCCCCGAGATCCTGGCCCTGAGGCCGGGCCTGGTCTGGCTCCAGGTGGGGATCCGGAACCCTACGGTGGAGGAGGCCCTCCTAGGGGCGGGTATCCCCCTGGTGGTGGACCGATGCCTGATGGTGGAGCACAGGCGCCTCTTGGGGACCTGA
- a CDS encoding NAD+ synthase: MRILEAPPLRESLDLNLPLVADFLTRFIREELAWRGYQKAIVAVSGGVDSATTLALAVRALGPANVHALALPHRDSSPLSLEHARLAAKTFGVELEVVDITPMVEGYAEKTPDLTPRRKGNVMARARMIVLFDKSEAYRALPLGTGNKTERLFGYYTWHGDDSPPINPLGDLYKTQVWALARHLGVPEAIVEKAPTADLEPGQTDEADLGVRYLRADVILEHYLKGYPDEYILGLGFTEEELRRVKERVNRTHWKRALPTVALLSPTAIGEFYLRPLDYRV; encoded by the coding sequence ATGAGGATTCTCGAGGCCCCCCCCCTTCGGGAAAGCCTGGACCTCAACCTGCCCCTGGTGGCGGACTTCCTCACCCGCTTCATCCGGGAGGAGCTGGCCTGGCGCGGCTACCAGAAGGCCATCGTGGCCGTCTCCGGGGGGGTGGACTCCGCCACCACCCTGGCCCTGGCGGTGCGGGCCTTAGGGCCGGCAAACGTCCACGCCCTGGCCCTGCCCCACCGGGACTCCAGCCCCCTTTCCCTGGAGCACGCCCGCCTGGCGGCAAAGACCTTCGGGGTGGAGCTGGAGGTGGTGGACATCACCCCCATGGTGGAGGGGTACGCGGAAAAGACCCCAGACCTCACCCCCCGCCGCAAGGGGAACGTCATGGCCCGGGCGCGGATGATCGTCCTCTTTGACAAGTCCGAAGCCTACCGGGCCCTGCCCCTGGGCACGGGGAACAAGACGGAGCGCCTCTTTGGCTACTACACCTGGCACGGGGACGATTCCCCGCCCATCAACCCCTTGGGGGACCTCTACAAGACCCAGGTCTGGGCCCTGGCCCGCCACCTGGGGGTGCCGGAGGCCATCGTGGAGAAGGCCCCCACCGCGGACCTCGAGCCCGGGCAGACGGACGAGGCCGACCTGGGCGTGCGCTACCTCCGGGCGGACGTGATCCTGGAGCATTACCTTAAGGGTTACCCCGACGAGTACATCCTGGGCCTGGGGTTCACGGAGGAGGAGCTCAGGCGGGTGAAGGAGCGGGTGAACCGCACCCACTGGAAGCGGGCCCTGCCCACCGTGGCCCTCCTTTCCCCCACGGCCATCGGGGAGTTTTACCTGAGGCCTTTGGACTACCGGGTGTAG
- a CDS encoding FAD-dependent oxidoreductase translates to MGNYQVLIVGAGFAGSEAAHRLAGRGVRVGLLTQSLDSVMMPFLPPRPPFPKGSLLEAAYDPEDPRVWAFHARAKARLEAQAPHLHLFQATATGLLLEGNKVVGVRTWEGPVARGERVVLAVGSFLGARLRMGEVEEEAGRLSEASYPDLYEDLLRLGFRFVEREGAVPDTPTTPGYRVRYRAFHPEEWEEATFRLRRLANLYGVGLCVLEGDYARMSEEGLRLAEHLLRELG, encoded by the coding sequence ATGGGGAACTACCAGGTGCTCATCGTGGGGGCGGGCTTCGCGGGGAGCGAGGCCGCCCACCGGCTGGCCGGGCGGGGGGTGCGGGTGGGCCTCCTCACCCAGAGCCTGGACTCGGTGATGATGCCCTTCCTCCCCCCGCGCCCGCCTTTTCCCAAGGGGAGCCTCCTGGAAGCGGCCTACGACCCGGAGGACCCCCGGGTCTGGGCCTTCCACGCCCGGGCCAAGGCCCGCCTCGAGGCCCAGGCCCCCCACCTCCACCTCTTCCAGGCCACGGCCACGGGCCTCCTCCTGGAAGGGAACAAGGTGGTGGGGGTGAGGACCTGGGAGGGGCCGGTGGCGCGGGGGGAACGGGTGGTCCTGGCGGTGGGGAGCTTTCTTGGGGCGAGGCTCCGGATGGGGGAGGTGGAGGAGGAGGCGGGGCGGCTTTCCGAGGCCAGCTACCCCGACCTTTACGAAGACCTCCTCCGCCTGGGCTTCCGCTTCGTGGAACGGGAGGGGGCGGTGCCCGACACCCCCACCACCCCGGGCTACCGGGTGCGCTACCGGGCCTTCCACCCCGAGGAGTGGGAGGAGGCCACCTTCCGCCTCAGGCGCCTAGCGAACCTCTACGGGGTGGGCCTATGCGTCCTGGAAGGGGACTACGCCCGCATGAGCGAGGAAGGCCTCCGCCTGGCGGAGCACCTTCTCCGTGAGCTTGGGTAG
- the rlmN gene encoding 23S rRNA (adenine(2503)-C(2))-methyltransferase RlmN has translation MADDARPFRPEALPMKPILELTPEELPGEGYRKAQIAHWLYARGVREFSEMTDLPRGLREALAQEWRISEFALVEAYPSRDGSVKYLFTLLDGKKTEAVYMPYENRKTVCLSSMVGCPAGCTFCATGALGFGRNLTAAEILDQLLAIAYHQGISPREIRNVVLMGMGEPLLNLTNVLKAVRTMLHPKGLAMSPRRITLSTVGIPRGIYRLAEEDLGIRLALSLHAPDDETRKKIIPTAHRYPIAEIMEAVRAYYAKTKRRVTFEYTLLQGLNDHPWQARLLSRLLKGLSAHVNLIPFNPWPGAPVKGTPKAGILAFAEELKRQGIPTSIRFSRGQDVGAACGQLALRTPQALTFKPLPEDAGR, from the coding sequence ATGGCCGACGACGCGCGCCCCTTTCGGCCTGAGGCCCTACCCATGAAGCCCATCCTGGAACTTACCCCCGAGGAGCTCCCGGGCGAGGGCTACCGCAAGGCCCAGATCGCCCACTGGCTCTACGCCCGGGGGGTGCGGGAGTTTTCCGAGATGACCGACCTCCCTAGAGGGCTCCGGGAGGCCCTAGCCCAGGAGTGGCGCATCTCCGAGTTCGCCCTGGTGGAGGCCTACCCGAGCCGGGATGGGAGCGTCAAGTACCTCTTCACCCTTCTGGACGGAAAGAAGACCGAGGCCGTCTACATGCCCTACGAGAACCGCAAGACGGTCTGCCTCTCCAGCATGGTGGGCTGCCCCGCGGGGTGCACCTTCTGCGCCACGGGGGCCTTGGGCTTCGGCCGCAACCTCACCGCGGCGGAGATCCTGGACCAGCTCCTAGCCATCGCCTACCACCAGGGGATCTCCCCCCGGGAGATCCGCAACGTGGTCCTCATGGGCATGGGGGAGCCCCTCCTAAACCTCACCAACGTCCTCAAGGCGGTGCGCACCATGCTCCACCCCAAGGGCCTGGCCATGAGCCCCCGGCGCATCACCCTCTCCACCGTGGGCATCCCCCGGGGGATCTACCGCTTGGCCGAGGAGGACTTGGGGATCCGCCTCGCCCTCTCCCTCCACGCCCCCGACGACGAGACCCGGAAGAAGATCATCCCCACCGCCCACCGCTACCCCATCGCCGAGATCATGGAAGCGGTGCGGGCCTACTACGCCAAGACCAAGCGCCGGGTGACCTTTGAGTACACCCTCCTCCAGGGGCTCAACGACCACCCCTGGCAGGCCCGGCTTCTCTCCAGGCTCTTAAAGGGGCTAAGCGCCCACGTGAACCTCATCCCCTTCAACCCCTGGCCCGGCGCCCCGGTGAAGGGCACCCCCAAAGCGGGCATCCTGGCCTTCGCGGAGGAGCTTAAGCGACAGGGCATCCCCACCTCCATCCGCTTCAGCCGGGGGCAGGACGTGGGGGCGGCCTGCGGCCAGCTGGCCCTTAGGACCCCCCAGGCCCTAACCTTTAAACCCCTTCCAGAAGACGCCGGGCGATGA
- the lysX gene encoding lysine biosynthesis protein LysX: MLAILYDRIRPDERMLFERAEALGIPFKKVYVPALRMVLGEPPKELEGVTVALERCVSQSRGLAAARYLEALGIPVVNRPQVIETCGDKWATSAALERAGLPQPKTALLTDTEEALKLMEEWGYPVVLKPVIGSWGRLIAKITDREAAEALLEHKEVLGGFQHQLLYLQEYVKKPGRDIRVFVVGDRAIAAIYRRSHHWITNTARGGVAENCPLTEEIAELSVRAARAVGGGVVAIDLFESERGLLVNEVNHTMEFKNSVHTTGVDIPGEILRYAFEVARG; encoded by the coding sequence ATGCTGGCCATCCTGTACGACCGCATCCGGCCCGACGAAAGGATGCTCTTTGAGCGGGCCGAGGCCCTGGGGATTCCCTTTAAAAAGGTCTACGTCCCCGCCCTGCGGATGGTCCTGGGGGAGCCCCCTAAGGAGCTAGAGGGGGTCACCGTGGCCCTGGAGCGGTGCGTGAGCCAGAGCCGGGGCCTGGCGGCCGCCCGCTACCTCGAGGCCCTGGGCATCCCCGTGGTGAACCGCCCCCAGGTGATCGAGACCTGCGGGGACAAGTGGGCCACGAGCGCGGCCCTAGAGAGGGCGGGCCTTCCCCAGCCCAAAACCGCCCTCCTCACCGACACCGAGGAGGCCCTTAAGCTCATGGAGGAGTGGGGCTACCCGGTGGTCCTGAAGCCCGTCATCGGGAGCTGGGGGCGGCTCATCGCCAAGATCACCGACCGGGAGGCGGCGGAGGCCCTTCTGGAGCACAAGGAGGTCCTGGGGGGCTTCCAGCACCAGCTCCTTTACCTGCAGGAGTACGTGAAGAAGCCCGGGCGGGACATCCGGGTCTTCGTGGTGGGGGATAGGGCCATCGCCGCCATCTACCGCCGGAGCCACCACTGGATCACCAACACCGCCCGGGGCGGGGTGGCGGAGAACTGCCCCCTCACGGAGGAGATCGCCGAGCTTTCCGTGCGGGCGGCAAGGGCGGTGGGGGGCGGGGTGGTGGCCATCGACCTCTTTGAGTCCGAGCGGGGCCTTTTGGTGAACGAGGTGAACCACACCATGGAGTTCAAGAACTCCGTGCACACCACCGGGGTGGACATCCCCGGGGAGATCCTGCGCTACGCCTTTGAGGTGGCCCGTGGATAG